A window of the Bradyrhizobium diazoefficiens genome harbors these coding sequences:
- a CDS encoding CYTH and CHAD domain-containing protein, producing the protein MSETGAIKRALDPVQRLAKANGHSIPDDGKKSSSFVVPAADDAPGSAFPDNASSHNESVLADLPADEARAPESAPSRDAAPHAAEIELKLIVASDRLADFNDAPIIAANARNKGTRKRLKAVYYDTPKRALRRDGFSFRVRQSGARFTQTVKSEFGNDPLRRGEWEAAVPSTTPDIALAMPLVSDKLRADLERHPVEAVFSSDIHRHQRLVNLPSGTIEVAFDHGLLTSGDRSLPVSEIELELKSGSPSAVWELALRLAEHGSVKPSIRTKSARGFDLAADTPPRAPKPPKLRLDPSTSLDEAFSEILRSCLLHLLQSLPAAEDGRDPEGMHQLRVALRRLRSALDLMRSVVSLNKLDLMRAETKWLAGSLSGARDWDVFRQETLRIVADGCPSVAGFDTLGELADERRATCYDKARLALADRRCQYFVIGLGAWIEARGWRSEVAPEGLAQLAEPAINFARNILSAQHAKVLKRGRRFKSLPTEERHRVRLAAKKLRYVADFLLPLCGQRKSARRFSRRLADLQQELGVYNDMATTTSLLADVDAGSTGSGMAAAAIAGWQAHAMVGIEARLLKAWSEFAGAKAPWSVDAPEQPAKLLQTNAGWLR; encoded by the coding sequence ATGTCCGAAACTGGCGCGATCAAGCGAGCCCTCGACCCCGTACAACGGCTTGCGAAGGCCAACGGACATTCGATCCCCGATGACGGGAAGAAATCCAGCAGTTTCGTTGTTCCCGCTGCTGATGACGCGCCCGGTTCCGCGTTCCCTGACAACGCGTCTTCGCACAATGAGTCTGTTCTGGCTGACCTCCCTGCTGATGAAGCTCGTGCGCCGGAAAGCGCGCCTTCCCGCGATGCCGCGCCTCACGCCGCCGAAATCGAACTCAAGCTGATCGTGGCTTCCGATCGCTTGGCGGATTTCAACGATGCGCCGATCATCGCGGCCAATGCGCGCAACAAGGGGACGCGCAAGCGTCTCAAGGCCGTGTATTACGACACACCCAAGCGCGCGCTTCGGCGCGACGGTTTCAGCTTCAGGGTTCGCCAGAGCGGCGCGCGATTCACGCAGACGGTAAAATCTGAATTCGGCAACGATCCACTGCGCCGCGGCGAGTGGGAGGCAGCGGTCCCGTCGACGACGCCGGACATCGCGCTGGCCATGCCGCTGGTTTCAGACAAGCTGCGCGCCGATCTCGAACGTCACCCCGTCGAAGCCGTCTTCAGCAGCGACATCCACCGGCATCAGCGCCTCGTCAACTTGCCGTCCGGTACCATCGAGGTCGCCTTCGATCACGGACTCCTCACATCCGGCGATCGCTCGCTGCCGGTCAGCGAGATCGAGCTGGAGCTCAAGAGCGGCAGCCCGTCCGCCGTCTGGGAGTTGGCGCTGCGGCTCGCCGAGCATGGTTCGGTGAAACCTTCGATCCGGACCAAATCGGCACGCGGTTTTGACCTGGCGGCCGATACGCCGCCACGGGCACCGAAGCCGCCAAAGCTTCGTCTCGATCCATCGACATCGCTCGATGAAGCATTTTCCGAGATCCTGCGCTCCTGTCTTTTGCATCTGCTGCAGTCGTTGCCCGCCGCCGAGGACGGGCGCGATCCCGAGGGGATGCATCAGCTTCGTGTCGCGCTGCGGCGCCTGCGATCCGCACTCGACCTGATGCGGTCGGTGGTGTCGTTGAACAAGCTCGACCTGATGCGCGCCGAGACGAAGTGGCTCGCCGGAAGTCTCTCCGGCGCACGTGATTGGGACGTGTTTCGACAGGAGACGTTGCGGATCGTCGCGGATGGCTGCCCGTCGGTCGCAGGCTTCGACACGCTGGGTGAGCTCGCTGACGAACGTCGCGCGACCTGCTACGACAAGGCGCGCCTCGCCCTCGCCGACCGGCGATGTCAGTATTTCGTGATCGGGCTCGGCGCCTGGATCGAAGCGCGCGGCTGGCGAAGCGAGGTGGCTCCCGAAGGTCTGGCGCAACTGGCGGAGCCGGCGATCAATTTCGCACGCAACATCCTGTCGGCGCAGCATGCGAAGGTGCTGAAGCGTGGCCGCAGATTCAAGTCGCTGCCGACGGAGGAGCGGCATCGTGTCCGTCTCGCCGCGAAGAAGCTGCGCTACGTCGCCGACTTCCTGCTTCCGCTCTGCGGGCAGCGCAAATCCGCAAGGCGATTTTCGCGCAGGCTCGCCGACCTCCAGCAGGAGCTTGGGGTCTACAACGACATGGCGACGACGACGTCACTGCTTGCGGATGTCGACGCGGGCTCGACCGGCAGCGGCATGGCGGCGGCGGCCATCGCCGGTTGGCAGGCCCATGCCATGGTCGGCATCGAAGCGCGTCTGCTCAAGGCCTGGTCCGAATTCGCTGGGGCCAAGGCGCCGTGGTCGGTGGACGCGCCGGAGCAACCGGCAAAACTGCTGCAAACCAACGCGGGATGGCTGCGCTAG
- a CDS encoding DUF2000 family protein codes for MQFDTKIAVVIRNDLPAWQKLNVASFLTSGVAAAFPECIGEAYEDASETKYLALIGQPILIYGADGPALSRALDRALTRNVTPAVYTEDMFKTTHDAANREAVKAVSRTDLNLVGIAMRAERKVIDKIVDGLKFHS; via the coding sequence ATGCAGTTCGACACCAAGATTGCCGTTGTCATTCGCAACGATCTTCCGGCCTGGCAGAAGCTCAATGTCGCATCGTTCCTGACGAGCGGCGTCGCGGCCGCCTTTCCGGAATGCATCGGTGAAGCCTATGAAGACGCATCAGAAACGAAATATCTTGCGCTGATCGGACAGCCGATCCTGATCTACGGTGCCGATGGTCCGGCCTTGTCGCGCGCACTCGATCGTGCGCTCACGCGCAACGTCACGCCGGCGGTCTATACCGAGGACATGTTCAAGACCACGCATGATGCCGCGAATCGCGAAGCGGTGAAGGCGGTTTCGCGTACCGATCTCAATCTCGTCGGCATCGCGATGCGCGCCGAGCGCAAGGTGATCGACAAGATTGTTGACGGTTTGAAGTTCCATAGCTGA
- a CDS encoding GFA family protein, with amino-acid sequence MDKPYTGGCACGAVRYSITSEPLFANHCQCRDCQRESGSGHGSYATFARAGVTVAGEAKTWDMVGDSGNVKTRAFCPTCGLAVYMTFAAMPDIFTIRAASLDEPARYKPQAVTYAARAYDWDHLDSSLTKFETMPPG; translated from the coding sequence ATGGATAAGCCCTATACCGGCGGCTGCGCCTGCGGCGCGGTCCGCTATTCGATCACGAGCGAGCCCCTGTTCGCCAACCACTGCCAGTGCCGGGACTGCCAGCGTGAAAGCGGCAGCGGCCACGGCTCCTACGCCACCTTCGCGCGCGCCGGCGTCACCGTGGCGGGCGAGGCCAAGACGTGGGACATGGTCGGCGACAGCGGCAACGTGAAGACGCGCGCCTTCTGCCCCACATGCGGCCTGGCCGTTTACATGACCTTCGCAGCGATGCCCGACATTTTCACCATCCGCGCCGCGAGTCTCGACGAGCCCGCCCGCTACAAGCCGCAAGCGGTCACCTACGCGGCGCGCGCATATGACTGGGATCATCTCGATTCCAGCCTGACCAAATTCGAGACAATGCCGCCGGGCTGA
- a CDS encoding SRPBCC family protein, with protein MSAAELKAETQDKMRDIVIDEVVPHAPETVWKVLTSAQLIARWLMKPTGFEAIEGKAFTFQTTPGGNWDGVIHCRVLEVIANRRLVYAWKGGDERNTGYGAPLDTVVTWSLSPVEAGTRIQLVHAGFVMPRNESAFTVMSGGWKKVVRQLDEISGEDS; from the coding sequence ATGAGTGCAGCCGAGCTGAAAGCCGAGACCCAAGACAAGATGCGGGACATCGTCATCGACGAGGTGGTCCCTCATGCGCCCGAGACGGTCTGGAAGGTACTGACCAGCGCGCAATTGATCGCGCGCTGGCTGATGAAGCCAACCGGTTTTGAGGCCATCGAAGGCAAAGCCTTCACGTTCCAGACGACGCCGGGTGGCAACTGGGACGGCGTCATCCATTGCCGGGTTCTGGAGGTCATCGCGAACCGGCGTCTCGTCTACGCCTGGAAGGGCGGCGATGAGCGCAATACCGGGTATGGCGCGCCGCTCGACACCGTCGTGACGTGGTCCCTCAGCCCAGTCGAAGCCGGCACACGAATCCAGCTGGTTCACGCGGGTTTCGTCATGCCCAGGAACGAGAGCGCCTTCACCGTGATGAGCGGCGGCTGGAAGAAGGTCGTCCGGCAGCTCGACGAGATCAGCGGCGAAGACAGTTAA